DNA from Salvelinus alpinus chromosome 17, SLU_Salpinus.1, whole genome shotgun sequence:
GTCCTCAAAACAATGTTCTGGGCGTACTACCAAACTACCAATACTGATGAGGACTCCTCCCAGGCActgtcagtcacttgcatgaacccagtcaaattggttattagaaaagcaaaCATTTTCCTTCACACTGCTATTGACCAACTGGGTTCAAACCCACGTCTCCTGTGTGTCACAACACTATGTAGGCCTAAGTCTGTCTAGGATTTAGCTTGAACGAATGTAACTTCAGGTTTCAGGCAAAAGTACCAGTcattgggcctcccgagtggcgcatcaGTCTAAAGCATTGCAGGTCTTGAGgcattactacagacccgggtttgattccgggctgtgttgcagccggctgcgaccgggagacacgaggcaacgcacaattgggccagcgtcgcccgggttaggccggctgggatgtccttgtcccatttcgctctagcaactcctgtggtgggccggtcACATGCACACTGCCACGGTTGCCAGTTGTAAGttttttcctccgacacattggtgcggctggcttctgggttaagcaagcagtgtgtcaagaagcaataCGGCTTGGCAGGGtagtgtttcgggggacgcatggctctcgaccttggtaagagagttgcagcgatgggacaagattaactatcaattggataacgaaattggggagaaaaaggggtaaaagtaaatAAAAAGGTACTAGTCATCACACAAACATGGTTATGAGTATAATGACCCATTATTAAAATGTAAATGCCAGGTAATCCAGAGAAAGTGGTCAAAATGCTTTATTTTACAGTTCAACAGTAATTCCCAACACACAATGACCATAACATGTTAACAGATATCTTTGTTAAGTATCATTGTGGTTCAtacaaaaagtttttttttttttttaagttgttTTTAAATAGATATAAATTAAGCTACATTGAACATGAAATGTATCGCTACCTCTTCACATACCTAAAAGTGCCTCAGACATTTTATTCAAAGCATGTGTGATTTAGAATATGTAGCTAACAGAGACAACCTTTTCAGTTTggggaaaaaaaaaaaagtgcaattGAGAAGCACCAAAAATATACATTTGGCACATGAAAATCAAAGCAAGTAACTGTAACCCGAAGCCAAAAAAGCTTTACTCTGCCTTCGATTGAGAATGGAAAGGTCAAGGACGGATAAATCAAATCAGTTGAACCTAATGGAGAGGAGGATACTTGAATAAAAGAAACCAACTGGCATACTTCCTCCAATTACAGAAACAAACAAGGCCTAAATATCAAATTTCAAAGCTATAAAATGCTTTAGGAATAGTTCTAAATGTCAGATAATACACAATATAGGCTAGAGCGTTTCCTCCAGAGGCTTTAAAAACACTGAAAACTCTTAAATAAGGCCATGTAAATTCTTCTACAAATTAAATACAGATAATGGAATAAAATGCCTTAACTTTGTACAAATGAGAATAAAAGCCATAAAATGTTAACATATAGCTAGGAACTCTTAACTGTCATGTCCAAAAAGATAAACCTTTATAACACATCAGGAAAACACCATTTCAATTGCTTCTTTAATCGAACATACAGTAGAAATGACATGACTAAAAAGTGATGTATATAAAATCTGTAATATTCTAGCAAATGAATGCTGCATAGTTATACATGACATGGCTTCATTATCAGATGTTTGTATCATTTATAAAACAGATGAAGGAAATTTCACAGTGTCCCAAAAACACACATGAAAAGAAGGATATACTGCAGGTACAACTCATATGGGGACATCCATTGTGCCTCACACTTCACCAGTCAAGGGGCAGTCTATAGTATGTGCAGTGTAAACAATACTTTAAACCATATTTTTGGATGTTTAGGCAATAACCCAGCATCCCCTTTTCTAAACATATTAACAGAAAGAAATAGGATTTTCCAAATCTCCAAAAAAGCATCCCAAACAATCCCAATACTCCCAATCTGAGCACAGCTAAAAGACAAAGCACTGCCTTGATGAGATGCAACTGAAACTGATGAAATTTACATGGAGGACAAAAGGACTTTAAGGCTGTGTTCAGACaaattcaaaatatttttcccaCAATTATTGGTCTTTTGGCCAATCTgatcagatcttttgccaataattgggtaaaaaaacaaaaacagaattgggctgcctgtgtaaacgcagccaaatATATTACGGGCCGGTCACATTGGGTAGGCAATAAGTGGTTGAATTTCTATGACCGGTGACAGGTTAACTCGCAGGATCTTCTGGGctttcctcctcacctcctcatcGGTGATCGAGTCATCAACCTTGATCACCTTGAACCTCAGGTTGTTCTCACTCAGTCTAAGGTCTTCGGACTGCTCTTTGACCAGCCAGACCTCATTTCTGGGCCTCTTCACACAGAGTTTGTCTTCAGCCTCGTCAGTCCTTTTCCTTTTCTGGTCCCTCCAGCAAGGCATTCCGTTGCATTCCTTCAAAACCCGGTCGTTTTGCAGTATGGCAGGCACTCCGATGATATTGACTGGGCAGGGCAAAAAGTTCACTCTCCTCAAAGTGACAGATTTTGCTGAGTTTCCGGTACCTTCCGAAGGCTGTACTTGGGTACCTGTTAGAGATAGTGGTCGATGAGTGTTGGGCACAGTCACCTCTCCTGACCATACACCTGTGTGGAACTGCAGTCTCGCTGTGTGGCCTGTAGAGGGTCCAGTGATGTTGGTCAGTCTTATGTATGACTGCATCTGAACAGGCACAACAGCCAAGGCTGGTGGTTTCGAGAGGACCGTCTGTTTGAG
Protein-coding regions in this window:
- the LOC139542873 gene encoding coiled-coil domain-containing protein 71-like translates to MLQITEQMVYAMNCKEATEKVVQSWSRFNSAGQTTLLETLKAFSPMSKDLFDTEKELTTFIEGLKDEGHKPTVLKSKDVYGYRSCTAVLRPVIKTQSTLDIAVSKVQKTGKKKGRKPHGKKTEINYSLLSAAAKVVLKNQPTIILTNLSKESLKQTVLSKPPALAVVPVQMQSYIRLTNITGPSTGHTARLQFHTGVWSGEVTVPNTHRPLSLTGTQVQPSEGTGNSAKSVTLRRVNFLPCPVNIIGVPAILQNDRVLKECNGMPCWRDQKRKRTDEAEDKLCVKRPRNEVWLVKEQSEDLRLSENNLRFKVIKVDDSITDEEVRRKAQKILRVNLSPVIEIQPLIAYPM